The sequence below is a genomic window from Sorangiineae bacterium MSr12523.
GCGAAGACCTTCGACTCCATCGTGGTACGCGGCGAGCCCGTCATCCTTCCCGCCGACGCACTGGGCCCATGCTTCCGCGCAAGCAATGGCAATTACATGGCGTACGATCCAGGTTTCGACGTCGAAAAAACGCGCGCCGACCGGGAGAGCAAAGTCGTCGGCGTCCGCCCCGACGGCCCCGCCGCCAAGGCCGGCCTCCGCGACGGCGACGTCCTCGAATCGATGAAATCGCGCGAAGGCAACGCCGACATCCCCGTCAAATTGGTAGTCACACGAGCCGGCACCAAGGTGAACGTGTCCTACGCCCCGCGCGGTATCCAAGGCCGCGGGCAAACGTGGACACGCACACCGGGAATCAGCGACGAGCGCTGCGGCGATCCGCCGTGAACGAACGATGTCTATGAAAACCTCGCATCTGCCGTTGGAAGCAGTTGGCCGCTGGAAGCGTTGTGGGGTAGCGCGATCCGCATGACGAGCTTGCCGCAATACAGCCGCTACACGTGGATCCCGGTGACGATTGGGAAATCCGGTGCCCAAGTGTATCGGCTCGATGATGACACACGCAGGCCGCGGCTCTATGCGAAGAGTGCGTCACGGAGCACGCAGCCCGATGTGGCGGAGGGGTTGACGCAGGAGGCGGCACGGCTCACGTGGCTCGCGGACCAAGGGATCCCCGCGGCGGAAGTCGTCGAGCTACGCAGCGACGGCGATGGCACGTGGTTGATCACGCGCGCGCTGCCTGGTCGCTCCGCGGCGGAAATATGGCCTTCGGCGCAGCCCGGCGCGATTGCCGAAGCCATGGCGGACATTGCTCGGCGACTGCATGCGTTGCCCACGGCAGGTTGCCCTTTCGACCAAAGGTTATCGCGCATCATTCTCGAGGCCGAGCAACGCGCCGCCGCCGGCCTCGTGGACCTCGAGGACCTCGACGACGTCCGCGCGGGGTGGACCGTCGAGCAATTGCTCCGTGAGTTGCACGCAGCGCGTCCCCAATACGAAGACGTCGTCGTATGCCACGGCGATTTCTGCCTTCCCAATGTACTTGTCGCGGACGACGGCGCCACCGTCACGGGCTTACTCGACGTCGGCCGCCTCGGCCTCGCCGATCGGTATGCGGACCTGGCCTTGATGTCCCGCAGCCTCGCCAGTCCGATGAATGAACAATACGGCGATGACGACGTCCGACGGTTTTTCGCCCGCTACGGCGCCGATGCGACCGACGAACGCATCGCATTTTATCGACTTCTCGATGAGTTCTACTGACGCAATCTACCGCGCCGGCATCACGTCCCTTGCTGGAACGATGTACCCGGGGCGCGGGGAGAACCAAAAGAGCGAATAGCCCAAGCGCGCGCCCCCTCATCGAATCGAAGTGTCGCGCGTTTCAGTCGATGCGAGGCACCTGAAGGTAAATCAGCCCAACGTAGCTCGGCGACGGAACCGATAGGGGCGTGCCCACGGGGCGCGGGACGCCCGTGCTCGGATCGATGGCCATCACGACGACGCTGTCCGATCCCTCGTTGCCGACGAAGAGAAAGCGGCCCGTCGGTTCGACTTGGAAATGACGGGGCCTGCGGCCTTGGGTCGATACGCGGCCGCGGCGGGTGAGTTTGCCGCTCGATGCGTCGATGTCGAAGACCATGAGGCTGTTGTCGCCGCGGTTCGACACGATGAGGTGCTTGCCGTCGGGCAGGACCTGGATCTCGGCGCCGGTGTTGGTCCCGCCGTCGTAGCCGGGCTCCAAGGACGAGACCCTTTCCAATTGTGCAAGTGCGCCATTTGCAGAATCCAAGGTGAATGCGCTGACCGTGCTTCCGTTTTCGTCGATGACGTAGGCGTAATGGCCACTTGGAGCAAAGTCGATATGCCGCGGTCCGTCGCCCGACGGGGCGGATCCCGCATCGGCGAGATCGTTGCCATTGCGACGAAGGATGGCCACGCGATCGAGGCCTTTGTTCGGCACGTAAACGAAGTTGTTCGTCGGGTCGACGGCAATTTGATGCGTCTGCGCCGTATCGCCAAAGGAGCGCGTGGCCGAGCTCTCACCGAGTTTGCCCTGCTCCAGCCGAGGGAACACCGCAATGGTGCCGCCACCATAATTGGCGACCATGGC
It includes:
- a CDS encoding lactonase family protein, which codes for MGSSSMAVLLGAMGLVGGVVPAAFMACSSNSDNGFEGAFPDASVDGLSNDAATTDQDARAPLGPPRVYVGSNDGKIRTYSFNEGTYALTLIDTVDAGRNPSFLAFDSERRYAYSVADQQGQIRAFSIDRSTGKLTPFQTIDSRGAGPTYIGLDRAGKLAMVANYGGGTIAVFPRLEQGKLGESSATRSFGDTAQTHQIAVDPTNNFVYVPNKGLDRVAILRRNGNDLADAGSAPSGDGPRHIDFAPSGHYAYVIDENGSTVSAFTLDSANGALAQLERVSSLEPGYDGGTNTGAEIQVLPDGKHLIVSNRGDNSLMVFDIDASSGKLTRRGRVSTQGRRPRHFQVEPTGRFLFVGNEGSDSVVVMAIDPSTGVPRPVGTPLSVPSPSYVGLIYLQVPRID
- a CDS encoding aminoglycoside 3'-phosphotransferase — its product is MTSLPQYSRYTWIPVTIGKSGAQVYRLDDDTRRPRLYAKSASRSTQPDVAEGLTQEAARLTWLADQGIPAAEVVELRSDGDGTWLITRALPGRSAAEIWPSAQPGAIAEAMADIARRLHALPTAGCPFDQRLSRIILEAEQRAAAGLVDLEDLDDVRAGWTVEQLLRELHAARPQYEDVVVCHGDFCLPNVLVADDGATVTGLLDVGRLGLADRYADLALMSRSLASPMNEQYGDDDVRRFFARYGADATDERIAFYRLLDEFY